The sequence below is a genomic window from Ipomoea triloba cultivar NCNSP0323 chromosome 10, ASM357664v1.
CCCTTACGGATAATGTGCTTTCAAACCATCTTGTGAAAGATGTTTAATTGCAACATTTatgttatattttctttttaaattttgtgaaAAATAAAGTATCGCCTTTGAACTTCATATATTAGAatagaattaatatcacttttggtctcacggcttttgagttttatcaattttaatgcacaattttaaattttttcaattttggtacctaactttgttatttttatcaattttgatctttCTATCCAAATTGACGGCAAAATGTTGctggattttatattttaagggtaaaatcgcCATCTCAAGGAAgtatcttcaatatctaaacaaaatcactgtaAAGACATATTTATAAGTGTTTGATCGATGCAAATTATGAGGAAGACAGGCTGAAACTATATAGAGATCTATAAGATTTATAGCATTTACGATTGACAAACCTTTCTTTTTTTCCTAATATGATTTccttttgtttagatattgaagatctttcaTTAGGATAATGATTTTgctcttaaaatataaaatctgaCAACATTTCGCCGTCAATTTGACTAGAAGGACCATcactgataaaaataacaaagtttggcaccaaaataaaataaaaattaaagttatgcACCAAAAGTGATAAGATCTCAAAAATCATAGGGCCAAAgtaatattaattcattagaatacatgatatatgttgaaggtattaaagtaaaatatacattataatataaACTATAACTTTTCAACCGAATAGGTTTATATTACATGCCTCAATTTTAACTAAACACAAGAATTTAATATTTCCGTGAACCAAATGATCCCTTAAGATTTGTCAGACAAAGAAATTAGATAAGCAAATCAAAACGggaaagaaaaaagtaaagaCGTTTAAAACAGATCTCCTGAACGTTTATGTATTTTCTCTCTGTTTCTATCCTTCATAGACTTCACGGTACACATTACTTCACGAATCATGTCtcacatttttctcttctctcatTTTAATGATATTATATTAGTTTTCGTAATATTAGGAACCTAACTAAGTTgatcatataattaatttagtaactaaatattttaagttttcaaaaaaaaaactaaatattttaagttttactattttttagaGTTGTCTATTAGgcatgaatataattattggaAATTGCAATTATACTATTTGGTATATATGGAAATTGAAAgtcaataaatattatgaagACCAAAATGCCCGTGCAATTGCAATTCCTAAAGAAAGATCTAGGattatgaaattgcaattcctatgGCTGAGATGGGATTTGCATTTATTTTCCTCTAActaaactttgaaaaatttCACTTCTTGAAATtaagtggaaaagaaattacaattcctctttaccaaacatgccataattAATCTAGACTGGTGCCCGCACGGGCTTAGCTCAGTGATTTGGTATACAGTATTCGAAAGAAGAGACcaaataaagtttgaaattCGACAGCGACAATGTGAGTTTATGTCTAAAGTGGGCAAATTCCTTGTGCGCACCGATATTTAGTCATGTCTGCTGAGCCActgagttaccataatttaccTAGCTTCTCTCACATGTTTTGTCAAGTGGGGGCGTATGAGGCCCTTAGAGATGGATGTTCAACTTTTGGAAGAAGTAGtctagactggtttaccttctagaattttatgagttagaatactgtacattatgtgttagaataatgaaacttctaaggtaaaataatatactttatgctttaaaataatgtacattatgaattataaaaatgtatgttgtaGTGAGTCGCGTGGAAAAAAATTtcgtaaaacgacgtcatttttgGACCATAATATGCACGATGCAATAACTGACTTTCCAGCCTCTCGATTACTGTGCCAGGGTTCTTTTATTATTGAGATTTCATATATCacgttaaataataaaataacttttttcttATCTGgagtattttgatttttccatatccatataattattttaaaaaaatttccatATCTATATAATAAGACACCTACTTGTACCCTTGTCATCTACGCCAgttggaattgaaattaaacTGAGAAATGGAGATTTCTTCTGTAGGTAGCTCACACTTGAGGTTGAGGCGTCGTCTCCTCCTCATCTTCAGCTGTATTATCTTAACCATCGGCCAATGCGGCGGCCCTTTGCTCACGCGCCTCTACTTCCTCCACGGCGGCAAGCGGGTCTGGTTCTCAAGCTGGCTGCAAACCGTCTCTTTTCCCGTCACGTTCATCCCACTCGCCGCCGCGTATTTCAATCGCCGCAAGACCCAAGGCCCCGCCGCTAAGCTCACTTTCTTAACGCCCAAAATCTTCCTCGCCTCCGCGTTTATCGGCCTGTTATTAGGCATCGACGGTTATATGAACGCCTTCGGGGTATCGAAGCTCCCCGTGTCCACCTCGTCGCTCCTACTCGCCACGCAGCTCGCTTTCACCGCCGGTTTTGCGTTCCTGCTCGTCCGGCAGCGGTTCACGCCGTTCTCCGTCAACGCCATCGTGCTGCTGACGACCGCCGCCGCCGTGTTGGCGATCGGCGCCGACGGGGATAAGCCGGCCGGCGAGTCCACGAAGGATTATATCCTCGGATTCGTGCTCACGCTCCTCGCGGCGGCGCTCTATGGGTTCTTCTTGCCGTTGATTGAGTACACTTATAAGATGGGGAAAGAAGGGATGACGTACGCCTTCGTTCTGGAGTTGCAGTGCGTGATGTCCTTCTTCGCCACCGCTTTCTGCACCGTCGGAATGATCGTCAATAAGGATTTCCAGGTACTCTTCAATAACGTTAAAATTACATCTTATGATACCCCCACCGGAAATTCTATTGACTATTGGTTCCTTAGTGATAAATCCTAGATTCCTAGGTAAAAACATAGGATGAAGAATAATTGTACTATATAAGACTAATAATTGAGTTTCACAGCAGGGTAACGTGAGAATAATCTCTCAAAATGAGGAATTTCTTGTGTAAATTGATCAAAAGTCTAATCTATGCTGGTTAATTATAATTTACTCATCCATAAACGTCAAGGTGTAGGGGTATATGTGGTGAACGATTTCACCTTTAATTACAAGACTTATACCCAATGGGATAGACTCCTTGTGGCATTAGCTTCCCACCTAATTACTATAGGGTCACTATAATTTACCCATTTACTATCAAAGAATTTAAGAATTTCGTATTTTGTGGATAAAGCCGTAAAATTACTTCTTAGAGCAATCATAATAGTAGTTGTTTCATCACTGTTTTTGAGAAAACATGATTTATGTGGGAAGGAGAGAGGGAGAACAGAGAAGGCCTGATTAGAGAGGGAAAAGGGCAGGAAAAGGTAATTGTGTGTGCGTGTGCTGCACAGATCATGCCTAGCCAGGCGCGTGCAGTTTATGTGTCCACTAATGCCTCAGAGctctattttcttatttttttggtttcgtCAGATCTGTCTTTTTCTAATTTAacttttctctttttccttcttcatTTTCTCTCCTCACACCTCAAAAATCATTCCAAAAACTTCACTATTGAGTTCAACTCATCTCACTTTATTCGGTTACGGCGCCTTGATTCCGTTTTGTTCAGACTTCAAAAGAGTTAGGAAAGCTTCACATGACTATGGCCCAGACACGGCACCTACCAAAATTGtttattaataatatgtttGACTTATGTGACCGAGGAGTTGTAAAAAGAATTGAGTTATAATTCTTCCGACATGAAAATAATGATTCATTCATTATTTCATTTCATCAGACATATAATTatctattttattaataaaatgtaatagttgtCTCGTGAATAGTTTACAGTTGACAGATAGGAAATATAATCAAACATGGGCAGCAATAGCTAACCAGATCAGATAGCCCACTGAATAGACAGCTCTGTCTGGATCGTTGGAAATTTTTTGCCATTTTCAATTAATTGTTAACGTGAGTGTAACAGGAGGGAGGTAGAGGTGGGACCGGAATGGGAGTGAGGATAGTATTTTATATgggtatttttttattaaaaaaatgtgtggATATATTGTGTTATCCGTATATTTGTAGaattaaaaagtataaaaaatgaagagaataTATGgggaaatgattttttttttaattcagtgtagaattaatttttaaattattggggtgcaaaattaatttcttaattttgtaAAGTTGTGTTTCTAgttcgtttattttttttttcttaaaaaaagacAAGAGTCTTAATTTGACAGGGTCTTTttggtcttcttcttcttcctataTACGGAGTACCATTTTGGGCCAACATAAAAAAGTGTAGACTTATTCTGAGACtcaattgattctcaaagttaTTCTTACACTTTTTTAATTATTGGGGATGAACTAGGTAGGTTAAAGCACTTTTGTAGGAGAAAGAAGGCTATACAAAATAAGCACAAAAAGACCTCTTTAGATTAGGGCTAACACTTTTCTTCATTAATCagttaacaatttttattatgCAAGATTAATAATGctacatgaaaaaaataaaataaaaaatttaagagactAATTTTACACTTTTAATAACTTTGGGACTGATTCTATGCTATAGGTATACCTTTAAGGAGCGAAAATATCATtgccctttatatatatatatatatattgaatgcacttatatatatacattgaaCAAGAATATAGGGATGGATGAATATTTGATGATAATATAAATCAGAATATCACCAGAACATTTCAAATGCCCTAATAAATCACCTTTATAGTTGGGACCATCACTAGAAGTGGCCTTCATTTTCTTATCTAGGATAAAGTTTAATTGACCACAAttgtataaaatgaaaaaacaagATGCTGTCATAAATTGATTTACGAAATCACTAGAAATTCTTGTAAATTTGTCCTTATCCACAATCAACCAACCAGAAATTAACCGAGCTGTCCGTGTGAGCAGGAATTCTGATCTCCTAAACTATTGGTGTATTTGGCAGGCAATTTCATCGGAGGCAAGAGGATTTGACTTCAAAGAAGGAAC
It includes:
- the LOC116032659 gene encoding purine permease 1-like, with product MEISSVGSSHLRLRRRLLLIFSCIILTIGQCGGPLLTRLYFLHGGKRVWFSSWLQTVSFPVTFIPLAAAYFNRRKTQGPAAKLTFLTPKIFLASAFIGLLLGIDGYMNAFGVSKLPVSTSSLLLATQLAFTAGFAFLLVRQRFTPFSVNAIVLLTTAAAVLAIGADGDKPAGESTKDYILGFVLTLLAAALYGFFLPLIEYTYKMGKEGMTYAFVLELQCVMSFFATAFCTVGMIVNKDFQAISSEARGFDFKEGTYYVVVICSAIVWQLLLLGMVGVSCYGSSLLSGILLATLLSVTEVLAVVFFKEKFGAEKGVSLALSLWGFTSYFYGEVKNNKTSTEDSQTKDDDLDNNNNNNDDVLLDA